The Natator depressus isolate rNatDep1 chromosome 8, rNatDep2.hap1, whole genome shotgun sequence genome window below encodes:
- the CDC20 gene encoding cell division cycle protein 20 homolog, with amino-acid sequence MAQFVFESDLHGLLKLDTPIPNAPLARWQRKAKESNASVAGPGPSPANASSTGLSPMKPANRPHSTSKTPSKTPGKSGSKIQSTPTKAGRDRYIPNRSAMQMEVASFLLTKENDSSEDTPTKKEQQKAWALNLNGFDVEEAKILRLSGKPQNAPEGYQNNLKVLYSQKTTPGSSRKNGRYIPSMPDRILDAPEIRNDYYLNLIDWSSQNFLAVALDNSVYLWNYSSGEIIQLLQLEQPDDYISSVSWIKEGNYLAVGTSNAEVQLWDIQQQKRLRNMISHSSRVGSLSWNSYILSSGARTGHIHHHDVRVAEHHVATLAGHTQEVCGLKWSPDGRYLASGGNDNLVNVWPCAQGDSGDFAPVQTFTQHQGAVKAVAWCPWQSNVLATGGGTSDRHIRIWNVCSGTCLNAVDAHSQVCSILWSSNYKEFISGHGFAHNQLVVWKYPTMAKVAELKGHTARVLNLTMSPDGSIVASAAADETLRLWRCFEMDPVKKKEKAGSAKSSIIHQGIR; translated from the exons ATGGCGCAGTTTGTGTTCGAGAGCGACTTGCACGGTCTGCTGAAGCTGGACACCCCGATCCCCAACGCCCCGCTGGCGCGATGGCAGCGCAAGGCCAAGGAGAGCAACGCCTCCGTTGCTGGCCCCGGGCCCAGCCCTGCCAACGCCAgcagcactggcctctcccccaTGAAACCAGCCAACCGGCCCCACAGCACCAGCAAAACCCCCTCCAAAACCCCCG GTAAATCAGGATCCAAAATCCAGAGCACACCGACCAAGGCAGGCAGGGACCGCTACATTCCCAACCGCAGTGCCATGCAGATGGAGGTTGCTAGCTTCCTCTTGACCAAAGAGAATGATTCTTCTGAGGATACACCTACCAAGAAG GAGCAACAGAAGGCTTGGGCGCTGAATCTGAATGGGTTTGATGTGGAAGAAGCAAAGATCCTCCGGCTTAGTGGGAAGCCTCAAAATGCCCCAGAAG GTTACCAGAATAACCTGAAAGTGCTCTACAGCCAGAAAACAACACCTGGGTCCAGCAGGAAGAATGGCAGATACATTCCCTCCATGCCAGACCGGATCCTGGATGCGCCAGAGATCCGTAACGACTACT ATCTGAACCTCATTGACTGGAGTTCCCAGAACTTCCTGGCTGTGGCTCTGGATAACTCTGTGTATCTGTGGAATTACTCCTCTGGCGAGATCATCCAGCTGCTGCAGTTGGAGCAGCCAGATGACTACATCTCATCAGTGTCCTGGATCAAAGAAGGAAACTACCTTGCTGTCGGCACTAGCAATGCTGAGGTCCAG CTGTGGGACATACAGCAACAGAAACGGCTCCGAAATATGATCAGCCATTCTTCCCGTGTAGGGTCATTGAGCTGGAACAGCTACATTCTTTCCAG TGGGGCGAGGACCGGTCACATCCATCATCATGATGTCCGGGTTGCTGAGCACCACGTGGCCACGCTTGCTGGCCACACGCAGGAGGTGTGTGGGCTCAAGTGGTCACCTGATGGCCGCTACCTGGCCAGTGGAGGCAATGACAACCTGGTGAATGTCTGGCCATGTGCCCAAGGGGACAGTGGTGACTTTGCTCCTGTGCAGACCTTCACTCAGCACCAGGGTGCTGTCAAG GCTGTGGCCTGGTGCCCATGGCAGTCAAATGTCCTGGCCACAGGCGGTGGGACAAGCGACAGACACATCAGGATCTGGAATGTGTGTTCAGGCACCTGCCTCAACGCAGTAGATGCCCACTCCCAG GTATGTTCCATCCTTTGGTCATCAAACTACAAGGAGTTCATTTCTGGTCATGGCTTTGCGCATAATCAACTGGTGGTGTGGAAATATCCTACCATGGCCAAGGTTGCAGAGTTGAAAG gtcacacagccagaGTCCTGAACCTGACCATGAGCCCAGATGGCTCAATAGTGGCATCTGCAGCTGCTGATGAAACATTGCGGCTTTGGCGCTGCTTTGAGATGGATCCAGTAAAGAAGAAGGAGAAGGCAGGCAGTGCCAAGAGCAGCATCATTCACCAGGGCATCCGGTGA